One genomic region from Chondrinema litorale encodes:
- a CDS encoding CHAT domain-containing protein, whose product MKLSISTLKRLLAKYTSSILLVLLATTAYAQTGDTNIDKAKKHYQHDETDSANFYYQKAFQNDDSGIKLQAISGMIKVAILRAKMDEADSLVQIGDHIILQNPNTELEAVLNFKTAKGEFYRKNSEFEKSLALQLEVVKQCQALYSDNKKSPYSNAYADALLYTALSFERLGKYDSSVYYVDKAYNAFKEIIDTTSVKFAEIYNSMGVCYYRANRYAEAKTFYTKSGEIAKEQLGPFSSDLAICYHNLANISRAEENYEQGIDYSNKALNIYKKLDDEAGASGCYYSLGVYHYFLGDYGRTKDYMELCIAIRERIYDKNHYSLIGPYEVLGIAYEESGNYEKTLYNLKKVRSNIYKNFGEDGIEAGYNYENTAICYKVIGELDSAQHHIKLANTILSKRLPAINYALATNHFNYASIAYLTGDLQTARTKLEQCMHIYQQLGFTSSTEYAQCYGNLGLIDAEEKNWDEGEKMFELALDIISLDKESAKTSDSFKMVPNALWVINEYMNFLYRKYEDLKEAKILNEFNHYAEIYLDMSDKFRKQFNDAYTKSVLIKDNAEVYDRNIGIYNKLYAQTGEQAYLKAAYNFSEYGRTSLLRDIQDSKINTYAGVPDSVLQKEATLQQQINILNQELLNKPDDVQTKKDLLASKEALNKYIEELKYNYPKYHELKFNSSIHSIEEIQSFITKEENLIEFMQDDTAYYALIIKADFTDLKHLGNRNQINQLVSEWKNALVTRNDAAVLEKGYVLYQKLWQPFETELTGKHITLIPTGPLFYLNFETFSSNLSTNTYLIYKYNISYALSFNVLFSEHQTTTQNTLLTVTPGFEEEIKRQYQNQLDTIENPDREFLQTVRQPWSLKLANSLKDEYVNEAFIGSEATEANIKSNIQHGNILYFGTHAIADADDPLRSKLVLAKEIGNQKEDGYLHAYELFGLPLQAELAILNACESGLGNLQKGEGMISLAYSIHYAGCPSTMMSLWKVDEKTNTQITSMMLTYLSRGLSKSEALRHAKLDYLKSAGTELKNPFYWGGMVLMGNDGKVQLESKKPWWTSLIIIGFIILIVLYYFILKKKNKALTIANRQNMSY is encoded by the coding sequence ATGAAACTGAGCATAAGTACACTTAAACGTTTACTGGCTAAATACACAAGTAGTATATTATTGGTATTGCTTGCTACAACCGCCTATGCTCAAACAGGTGATACAAATATTGATAAGGCAAAAAAACATTATCAACACGACGAGACTGATTCTGCTAACTTTTACTACCAAAAAGCTTTTCAGAATGATGATTCAGGCATAAAACTACAAGCGATTTCTGGTATGATTAAAGTTGCTATTCTGCGTGCAAAAATGGATGAAGCTGATTCTTTGGTGCAAATTGGAGATCACATCATCCTACAAAATCCGAATACTGAATTAGAAGCGGTTCTGAATTTTAAAACTGCCAAAGGAGAATTTTATCGGAAAAACTCAGAGTTCGAAAAATCCCTTGCTTTGCAGTTAGAAGTGGTAAAGCAGTGCCAAGCACTATATTCAGACAATAAGAAATCTCCTTATTCAAATGCTTATGCAGATGCACTGCTGTATACGGCACTTTCTTTTGAGCGCTTGGGCAAATACGATTCGAGTGTTTATTATGTAGATAAAGCTTACAATGCATTTAAAGAAATAATTGATACTACTTCGGTTAAGTTTGCTGAGATATATAATAGCATGGGGGTTTGTTATTACAGAGCAAACAGATATGCAGAAGCAAAAACTTTTTACACCAAATCTGGAGAGATTGCCAAAGAGCAACTTGGCCCCTTCTCTAGCGATTTGGCAATTTGCTATCATAATTTAGCCAATATTTCCCGCGCAGAAGAAAACTATGAACAAGGCATAGACTATAGTAACAAAGCACTCAACATTTACAAAAAGCTAGATGATGAAGCCGGAGCCTCAGGTTGCTACTATTCATTAGGAGTTTACCATTATTTTCTGGGCGATTATGGTAGAACTAAAGATTACATGGAGCTTTGCATCGCCATTAGAGAGCGCATTTATGATAAAAACCACTATTCTCTTATTGGGCCTTATGAGGTGTTAGGAATCGCCTACGAAGAATCTGGCAACTACGAAAAAACCCTGTACAACCTTAAAAAAGTAAGAAGTAACATCTACAAAAACTTTGGAGAAGATGGCATTGAAGCTGGTTACAATTACGAAAACACAGCCATTTGTTATAAGGTAATTGGTGAGCTAGATTCTGCCCAACATCACATAAAATTGGCAAATACCATTTTGAGCAAGCGACTACCAGCAATTAACTATGCGCTAGCTACTAATCATTTTAATTATGCAAGCATTGCCTACCTCACTGGCGATCTACAAACTGCCCGAACTAAACTTGAACAGTGTATGCATATTTATCAGCAATTGGGGTTCACTAGCTCTACAGAATATGCGCAATGCTATGGAAATTTAGGGCTAATAGATGCAGAAGAAAAGAATTGGGACGAAGGTGAAAAGATGTTTGAGCTAGCACTCGATATTATCAGTCTAGATAAAGAGTCAGCAAAAACTAGCGATAGTTTTAAAATGGTGCCCAATGCGCTGTGGGTGATTAATGAATACATGAACTTTCTCTACAGAAAATATGAGGATTTAAAAGAGGCAAAAATTCTGAACGAGTTTAACCACTATGCAGAGATTTATCTGGATATGTCTGATAAGTTTAGAAAGCAGTTTAATGATGCTTACACCAAAAGTGTTTTGATAAAAGACAATGCTGAAGTTTACGACAGAAATATTGGCATCTATAATAAACTCTATGCACAAACAGGTGAGCAAGCATACTTGAAAGCAGCTTACAATTTTTCTGAATACGGAAGAACCTCCCTCTTAAGAGACATACAAGACAGTAAGATAAATACTTATGCTGGTGTACCCGATTCTGTTTTGCAAAAAGAAGCGACACTACAGCAACAAATCAATATTTTGAATCAAGAGCTGTTGAATAAGCCTGATGATGTGCAGACGAAAAAAGATTTATTGGCTAGCAAAGAAGCATTAAACAAGTACATCGAAGAACTGAAATACAATTACCCAAAGTACCACGAGCTCAAGTTTAATTCAAGCATCCATTCTATAGAAGAGATTCAATCTTTTATTACAAAAGAGGAAAACTTGATTGAGTTTATGCAAGATGATACCGCTTACTACGCGCTCATCATCAAAGCAGATTTTACAGATTTAAAACATTTGGGAAACAGAAATCAAATAAACCAACTTGTTAGCGAATGGAAAAATGCTTTGGTAACTCGCAACGATGCAGCAGTATTGGAAAAAGGCTATGTACTCTATCAAAAACTTTGGCAACCATTCGAAACAGAGCTTACTGGCAAGCATATTACTTTAATACCTACTGGCCCGCTGTTTTACCTCAACTTCGAAACGTTTAGCAGCAATCTTTCTACAAACACATACCTTATATATAAGTATAATATTTCCTATGCGCTTTCATTCAATGTGCTTTTTTCTGAGCATCAAACTACAACACAAAATACTTTGCTCACAGTTACTCCCGGCTTCGAAGAAGAAATAAAGCGCCAATACCAAAATCAACTTGATACGATTGAAAATCCTGATAGGGAGTTTTTGCAAACAGTAAGGCAACCTTGGTCTTTAAAACTGGCAAATAGTTTAAAAGACGAATATGTAAATGAGGCATTTATAGGCAGTGAGGCCACTGAGGCAAATATTAAATCGAACATTCAACATGGAAATATCCTTTACTTTGGTACACATGCCATTGCAGATGCTGATGATCCGCTTCGCTCTAAACTAGTGCTAGCCAAAGAAATTGGCAACCAAAAAGAAGATGGTTATTTGCATGCCTACGAGCTATTTGGATTGCCACTACAAGCGGAGTTGGCTATTTTAAATGCTTGCGAAAGTGGTTTGGGAAATTTGCAAAAAGGTGAAGGAATGATCTCACTCGCTTACAGTATACACTATGCGGGCTGCCCTAGCACGATGATGTCGCTTTGGAAAGTAGATGAGAAAACTAATACGCAGATTACAAGCATGATGCTCACTTATTTATCCAGAGGATTATCTAAGAGTGAAGCCCTGAGACATGCTAAACTTGACTATTTAAAATCTGCGGGAACAGAGCTTAAAAATCCATTTTACTGGGGTGGCATGGTGCTAATGGGAAACGATGGCAAAGTACAGCTAGAAAGCAAAAAACCTTGGTGGACTTCGCTCATCATAATCGGTTTTATCATCCTCATTGTTCTTTATTATTTCATTTTAAAGAAGAAAAACAAAGCACTCACTATAGCAAATCGACAAAATATGAGCTATTAA
- a CDS encoding YwqG family protein codes for MEFPEELKEYQHIIEQSKLDYINVEITNGEIDIPITTSKLGGNPYLPIGIDYPLDNEGNPMMLLAQLNFAEIPHIPDYPVTGLLQFFIALDDLYGLNFNNPTRQEGFKVIYHKEIKNSGLQTDFSLIEDLLKSDDVYPVLTGEYKLTFKKDVCYVPVSDVHFEEFFGQSSFDFFESFDDPDTAWKVYSDYCSSVGHRIGGYAYFTQEDPRIWKKTLREYQLLFQLDSEDKFLMWGDVGVGNFFIKKEALKKLDFSDVLYNWDCG; via the coding sequence ATGGAATTTCCAGAAGAGTTAAAAGAATATCAGCATATTATCGAGCAATCCAAATTGGATTATATAAATGTAGAAATTACCAATGGAGAAATTGATATACCAATTACAACGAGTAAGCTAGGTGGCAATCCTTATTTACCAATTGGCATAGATTATCCGCTTGATAATGAGGGTAATCCGATGATGCTTTTAGCACAGCTCAATTTTGCAGAAATACCACATATTCCCGATTATCCAGTAACTGGATTACTACAGTTTTTTATTGCTTTGGATGATTTATATGGTTTAAACTTTAACAACCCCACAAGACAAGAAGGTTTTAAAGTGATTTATCATAAGGAAATTAAAAACTCAGGTTTGCAAACAGATTTTTCTTTAATAGAAGACTTACTAAAAAGTGATGATGTCTATCCGGTTTTAACTGGAGAATACAAATTAACATTTAAAAAAGATGTGTGTTATGTACCTGTATCAGATGTTCACTTTGAAGAATTTTTTGGTCAAAGCAGTTTTGATTTTTTTGAGAGTTTTGATGATCCAGACACTGCTTGGAAAGTTTATTCTGATTACTGCTCAAGTGTAGGTCATAGAATAGGAGGCTATGCTTATTTTACTCAAGAAGATCCAAGGATATGGAAAAAAACATTAAGAGAATATCAATTGCTCTTTCAGTTAGATTCTGAAGATAAGTTTTTAATGTGGGGTGATGTTGGAGTCGGTAATTTTTTTATTAAAAAGGAAGCTCTAAAAAAGCTAGACTTCTCTGATGTTTTGTACAATTGGGATTGCGGCTGA
- a CDS encoding 6-bladed beta-propeller: MKLLKSKALFLISLVVLASCSPKQESSNTIETSVLNIDLTSDFEEIELAVNEIVKDIKLIQLESNEDILLAYFSGFIGDKYIVAKDEDKLVYFTADGKFLKTIAIRGEGPNEFRRIDNWVVDEQEKIFLYHDIGQDGIFKFNLETGEFEESIPFETKGSLSGILLMDDATLALMAHETASYDFLYRTQSLDGKILNQIKNELEVNHKKAAYNSPYFAKYQSSNILLQRSNSDSIYQIKGDEMKPFLLFGLKKIKKDGNKTLGSSASLAHIYKDKFYLRKYDYHTEVSTNSVSLTMSDYEHFVFDNSDNSTVKFSKVYCEYEGIKFPISYLNIASNGNLIRTFDAFEVKELIEEALKEGNLTAEQKSYWEEINSNIDDTDNPIIITGKAKV; encoded by the coding sequence ATGAAACTATTAAAATCCAAAGCTTTATTTCTCATTTCATTAGTCGTGTTAGCATCTTGTTCACCAAAGCAAGAAAGCTCAAATACAATCGAAACGAGTGTTTTAAACATCGATCTCACAAGTGATTTTGAAGAAATTGAATTAGCTGTAAATGAAATTGTAAAAGATATAAAATTGATTCAGTTAGAATCGAATGAGGATATATTGTTAGCATATTTTTCTGGATTTATAGGTGATAAGTACATTGTTGCTAAAGATGAAGACAAACTAGTGTATTTTACTGCTGATGGTAAATTTCTCAAAACAATTGCTATAAGAGGAGAAGGTCCAAATGAATTTAGAAGGATTGACAATTGGGTTGTAGATGAGCAAGAAAAAATCTTTTTGTATCATGATATAGGGCAAGATGGAATTTTTAAATTCAATCTCGAAACAGGTGAGTTTGAAGAAAGTATTCCTTTCGAAACAAAGGGGAGTCTATCAGGTATCTTGTTGATGGATGATGCCACATTAGCGCTTATGGCTCACGAAACTGCTTCTTATGATTTTCTATATCGTACTCAGTCTTTAGATGGCAAGATACTGAATCAAATAAAAAATGAGCTAGAAGTTAATCATAAAAAGGCGGCATACAATTCTCCATATTTTGCCAAATACCAGAGTAGCAATATACTCTTACAAAGGTCTAATTCAGATTCAATCTATCAGATAAAAGGCGATGAAATGAAACCATTTTTACTTTTTGGATTAAAAAAGATAAAAAAGGATGGTAATAAAACTTTAGGTTCTAGTGCATCTCTAGCACATATATATAAAGACAAATTTTATCTGAGAAAATACGATTATCATACAGAAGTGTCTACTAATTCTGTTTCTCTGACTATGTCAGATTATGAACATTTTGTTTTTGATAATAGTGATAATTCGACTGTGAAGTTTAGTAAAGTGTATTGTGAATATGAAGGTATAAAGTTTCCAATATCTTATCTAAATATTGCATCAAACGGCAATCTAATTCGCACTTTTGATGCTTTTGAGGTTAAAGAGTTAATAGAAGAAGCGCTCAAAGAGGGTAATTTAACAGCGGAGCAAAAAAGCTATTGGGAAGAAATAAATAGCAATATAGACGATACTGATAACCCAATTATTATCACAGGAAAAGCGAAGGTTTAA
- a CDS encoding BF3164 family lipoprotein: protein MKFYFPKQIHILLISFMIFSCAEEESKISSFLDYKGVQLTHEVVENLAISGYNQIIYVNNYLVFLEKQTEVPIHILKLNTNKLVASKLVPSILVARGSRGNGPYQLNRPHRLNISNKPGCFDIYDTNRKSILTYNVDSLYEDEKYVPEITKMNENGFAMEALLINDSTFISTGSYEEGRYKLTTKDKARYFFEYPNDGVIVMNSKKAWAYQGTLRYDYKSNKAFSACFMGFIVDILEYKNGELRLVYKNEENFPEYKTHAKADQGAATSPKEKNTFQSLCTSNENVYYLYSGKSFLEHKQSASMSNEVWVSDKEGRFVNKYYLDVDAYGMAVDDKGENIYAIGFVDDDLKLLKFNIE from the coding sequence ATGAAGTTCTATTTCCCGAAGCAAATACACATACTACTTATCAGTTTTATGATTTTTTCATGTGCAGAAGAAGAAAGTAAAATAAGTAGTTTTCTAGATTATAAAGGTGTTCAACTGACACACGAGGTAGTTGAAAACTTAGCGATTAGTGGATATAATCAAATCATCTATGTAAACAATTACTTAGTTTTTCTTGAAAAACAAACAGAGGTTCCAATCCATATATTAAAATTAAATACAAACAAACTTGTGGCAAGTAAACTTGTGCCAAGCATACTTGTGGCAAGGGGAAGTAGAGGTAATGGTCCATATCAATTAAATAGACCACATAGACTTAATATTAGCAACAAACCCGGATGCTTTGATATATATGATACGAATAGGAAAAGTATTCTTACTTATAATGTAGATAGTCTGTATGAAGATGAAAAATATGTGCCTGAGATTACTAAAATGAATGAAAATGGCTTTGCCATGGAAGCATTATTAATTAACGATAGCACATTTATTTCAACAGGTTCCTATGAAGAAGGACGATATAAGCTTACTACAAAAGATAAAGCCAGATACTTTTTTGAATATCCTAATGATGGAGTAATTGTGATGAATAGTAAAAAAGCATGGGCATATCAAGGTACGCTGAGATATGATTATAAAAGTAATAAAGCCTTTTCGGCTTGTTTTATGGGATTTATTGTCGATATTCTTGAATATAAAAATGGTGAGCTTAGGTTAGTATACAAGAATGAAGAGAATTTTCCAGAGTATAAAACTCATGCAAAGGCTGATCAAGGTGCGGCCACTTCTCCTAAAGAGAAAAACACCTTTCAATCTCTCTGCACATCTAATGAAAATGTTTATTACTTGTATTCAGGCAAATCGTTTTTAGAACATAAGCAAAGTGCTTCTATGTCTAATGAAGTCTGGGTGAGTGATAAAGAGGGTAGGTTTGTAAATAAGTATTATTTAGATGTTGATGCATATGGCATGGCAGTAGATGATAAAGGAGAGAATATATATGCTATAGGTTTTGTAGATGATGACCTTAAACTGCTAAAATTTAATATAGAATAA
- a CDS encoding ABC transporter permease → MLKDFATRILKWFCHPDFYTEIQGDLEEMYQRNLADGKRKAAWRYLFQVLGLLRPSLIRPLFKNSLINSGMFSNYFKISFRILVRQKFYSSINILGLAVGMGVCLLIYQYIHFELSYDNFHDDVEDIYRVTQTVSENGEVTAKGIDVTYGLGASIKEEIPEVKEMVRVNPQNLGLILINEENDARHQENNVWYVDGNFLELFNFPLKYGAKETVLKEVQSIVLTEQLAQKYFGDINPVGKELRVSGGSLTGDFIVTGVFEKLPENTHLQFDLLMPIEFVLSHWRMYREGGGWDMEDFAVYVSLDHTANIDETAAKVDKITQTHIGDVLKELNIEVKNGFQSITDVHLNSADLIGEIASNNGNLKNVSYFAIIAVFILVIAWINYVNLSTARAMHRAKEVGVRKSIGAQQNQLVSQFLVESIIVNVVAAILAIGIAYFLLPVLANIIGKDLSFSILQEQSFWLGFLAILLFGSLLSGLYPAFVLSSFRPVSVLKSVKVSAKRGFNLRKTLIVFQFVISIILISGTYLVYKQITFMKSQDLGFDMEKILVVNGPRVILENHRDILGTLHQQFTTECEQHHTIQSVAISSNVPSTGYTWSGSMWKPGQLIEEREICYAIFIDTAFLHTYEFNFLAKENIPTHINSYVEYVIVNEESVKAFEFASPEAALNQDLIVGGDTMQIVGVVKDIHWNSLKEAQKPTVYGLDQQYGAFFSIKLNLTDIPESIAHIEAAYKKAYPDDPFHYFFLDENFNRQYKADLQFGNLFSAFSILAILIACLGLFALVSYSATLRIKEIGIRKVLGASVGNLMLLLSKEYLLLMFIAILLAVPAVFFGGSNWLENYPFKIDLSADLIIIPALSLLFIAVITVSYRTYKSAKANPVKALRKE, encoded by the coding sequence ATGCTGAAAGACTTTGCCACCCGCATATTAAAATGGTTTTGCCATCCTGACTTCTACACAGAGATACAAGGTGACTTGGAAGAAATGTATCAACGTAATCTGGCTGATGGCAAGCGAAAAGCAGCATGGAGATATCTATTTCAGGTTTTGGGTTTGCTGCGACCAAGTTTAATAAGGCCACTTTTTAAAAACTCGCTAATCAATTCCGGTATGTTTAGCAATTACTTCAAAATCAGTTTTAGAATTCTGGTAAGGCAAAAATTCTATTCAAGCATAAACATATTGGGTTTGGCTGTAGGCATGGGAGTTTGTTTGCTCATTTATCAATACATCCATTTTGAGTTGAGTTATGATAATTTCCATGATGATGTGGAGGACATTTATAGAGTTACTCAAACTGTTTCAGAAAATGGAGAAGTAACAGCCAAAGGTATTGATGTTACTTATGGTTTGGGAGCGAGTATAAAAGAGGAAATTCCTGAAGTAAAAGAAATGGTGAGAGTTAACCCGCAAAATTTGGGTCTAATTCTAATTAATGAAGAAAACGATGCCCGGCATCAAGAAAATAATGTTTGGTATGTAGATGGTAACTTTCTGGAGCTTTTTAATTTTCCTTTAAAATATGGTGCTAAAGAAACTGTGCTCAAAGAGGTTCAAAGTATAGTACTTACTGAGCAACTCGCGCAGAAATATTTTGGTGACATTAATCCGGTTGGCAAGGAGTTAAGAGTGAGTGGAGGTAGTTTAACTGGTGATTTTATAGTAACCGGGGTATTCGAAAAACTTCCCGAAAATACACATCTACAGTTCGATTTATTAATGCCTATCGAATTTGTGCTGTCTCATTGGCGCATGTATAGAGAAGGTGGTGGCTGGGATATGGAAGACTTTGCCGTTTATGTTTCTTTAGATCATACAGCAAATATTGATGAAACCGCAGCGAAAGTTGATAAAATAACCCAAACGCATATTGGCGATGTACTCAAAGAATTGAATATAGAAGTGAAAAATGGGTTTCAGTCAATTACAGATGTACACTTAAACTCAGCAGACTTAATTGGTGAAATAGCTAGCAACAATGGCAACCTCAAAAATGTATCTTACTTCGCCATTATTGCTGTTTTTATTCTGGTAATTGCTTGGATCAATTATGTAAACCTCTCCACTGCAAGAGCCATGCATCGAGCAAAAGAAGTGGGAGTTCGAAAATCGATAGGTGCACAGCAAAATCAATTGGTAAGTCAGTTTTTGGTGGAGTCGATTATCGTAAATGTTGTGGCAGCGATTTTAGCCATTGGTATTGCTTATTTCTTATTGCCAGTGTTGGCGAACATCATCGGGAAAGACCTTTCTTTTAGCATACTACAAGAGCAATCTTTTTGGTTAGGCTTTTTAGCCATTCTGCTTTTTGGCTCTTTACTTTCAGGATTGTATCCGGCTTTTGTACTTTCTTCTTTTAGACCGGTAAGTGTTTTAAAGTCAGTAAAAGTTAGTGCAAAGCGAGGTTTCAATCTTAGAAAAACACTTATCGTTTTTCAATTTGTAATATCTATCATACTCATTTCAGGAACCTATCTGGTCTACAAGCAAATCACTTTTATGAAGTCGCAAGATTTGGGTTTCGATATGGAAAAAATATTGGTGGTAAACGGGCCAAGGGTTATTTTGGAAAATCACAGAGATATATTAGGCACTTTGCATCAACAATTTACAACGGAGTGTGAGCAGCACCATACGATACAATCTGTTGCCATTTCTAGTAATGTTCCAAGTACTGGTTATACTTGGTCTGGCAGTATGTGGAAGCCGGGTCAACTCATCGAAGAAAGGGAAATTTGCTATGCTATTTTTATAGATACTGCTTTTTTACACACATATGAATTCAATTTTTTAGCAAAGGAAAATATCCCTACTCATATAAATTCATATGTTGAATATGTGATTGTGAATGAAGAAAGTGTAAAGGCTTTTGAGTTTGCTTCGCCAGAAGCAGCATTAAACCAAGATTTAATTGTTGGAGGAGATACGATGCAAATTGTGGGTGTAGTAAAAGACATTCATTGGAACTCATTAAAAGAGGCACAAAAACCTACCGTTTATGGGCTTGATCAACAATATGGCGCTTTTTTTTCAATCAAGTTAAATTTAACCGATATTCCCGAATCCATTGCGCATATAGAAGCTGCCTATAAAAAAGCCTATCCTGATGATCCCTTTCATTACTTCTTTTTGGATGAAAATTTTAACCGACAATATAAGGCAGACTTGCAATTTGGTAACCTATTTTCAGCCTTTTCTATCTTGGCAATATTGATAGCTTGTCTGGGTTTATTTGCACTAGTTTCTTATTCAGCCACACTCAGAATTAAAGAAATTGGCATAAGAAAAGTACTAGGTGCCAGTGTAGGAAATCTCATGCTATTACTTTCAAAAGAGTATCTGCTATTGATGTTTATTGCTATTCTACTGGCTGTTCCAGCTGTATTTTTTGGCGGAAGTAATTGGTTAGAAAACTATCCTTTTAAGATTGATTTAAGTGCCGACCTAATTATTATTCCAGCACTAAGTCTATTGTTTATTGCTGTAATAACAGTGAGCTACCGTACATACAAGTCTGCTAAAGCCAATCCTGTAAAAGCCTTAAGGAAGGAGTGA
- a CDS encoding PadR family transcriptional regulator: protein MKAYPLGEFEEIVLLTVGVLYDEAYGVAIKDAIEEKAHRKVSVGALQSALKRMEKKGYLQSREGEANTQRGGKPKRYYAITAYGKLALEQSKEIRMGLWNAIPKLALKFN, encoded by the coding sequence ATGAAAGCATATCCATTAGGAGAATTTGAAGAGATTGTATTACTCACTGTAGGAGTATTGTACGATGAGGCTTACGGCGTAGCTATTAAAGATGCTATTGAAGAAAAAGCACATCGAAAAGTGAGTGTAGGAGCATTACAATCTGCCTTAAAAAGGATGGAGAAAAAAGGCTATTTGCAATCGCGAGAAGGGGAAGCCAATACCCAAAGAGGAGGGAAGCCTAAACGCTATTATGCCATTACAGCTTATGGCAAACTTGCTTTAGAGCAAAGCAAAGAAATACGAATGGGTTTATGGAATGCAATTCCAAAACTAGCACTTAAATTCAATTAG
- a CDS encoding tetratricopeptide repeat protein, with translation MKHLISIILLTTSFLTVNAQSNSQNAEEAITQAINYMDNGKINEAIILLEQAQELNPDNINIPYEMAYAYQLAQNYDKCIKVAKPLLKRDDVFDQVYQLIGNSYDLKGQPEKGIKIYDKGLEKFPTSGRLYLEKGIVLANQSKWVEAFDTWEAGIVADPDHSSNYYYATQVLADSKEKIWAVYYGEMFLNLEPNTKRSLQMSKALFEIYRTCLPIKDGKWDLDFSHKSTNITLSMNNLNSGNLLNKLMSFETVHNLAIEAGYKDVDPEFTLANLIKIRKQFLEKWNEDYKDLYPNLVFDYHDILIKNEMFEPYYYWLMQEGVPDEFEAWKSENEEKYESFLSWYSENPMNFSEENKTNRIKYQ, from the coding sequence ATGAAACATCTCATTAGCATTATTTTGTTAACTACTTCTTTTCTTACTGTAAATGCGCAATCGAATAGCCAGAACGCAGAAGAAGCCATTACCCAAGCCATCAACTATATGGACAATGGCAAAATAAACGAAGCCATTATTTTGTTGGAGCAAGCACAAGAACTAAATCCAGACAACATCAACATACCTTACGAAATGGCTTATGCTTATCAGTTAGCGCAGAATTACGATAAATGCATCAAAGTAGCGAAACCATTATTAAAGAGAGATGATGTTTTTGATCAAGTGTATCAACTAATTGGAAACTCGTACGACTTAAAAGGTCAGCCAGAAAAAGGGATTAAGATATATGATAAAGGTCTTGAAAAGTTTCCAACTTCGGGCAGATTGTATTTGGAAAAAGGAATTGTATTAGCCAACCAATCCAAATGGGTTGAGGCTTTTGATACTTGGGAAGCTGGCATTGTAGCCGATCCAGATCATTCATCAAATTATTATTATGCTACTCAGGTATTGGCTGATTCTAAAGAGAAAATTTGGGCAGTATATTATGGAGAGATGTTTCTAAACCTAGAGCCAAATACAAAGCGAAGCCTCCAAATGAGCAAAGCATTATTTGAGATTTACAGAACATGTTTACCTATAAAAGATGGTAAGTGGGATCTTGATTTTAGCCATAAATCTACCAACATCACACTTTCAATGAATAATTTGAACTCTGGTAATCTTTTAAACAAATTGATGTCTTTTGAGACAGTACATAATTTGGCAATTGAGGCTGGATATAAAGATGTAGATCCAGAATTTACATTAGCCAATCTCATAAAAATAAGAAAACAGTTTTTAGAAAAATGGAATGAAGACTACAAAGATTTGTATCCGAACCTTGTTTTTGATTACCATGACATATTAATTAAAAATGAAATGTTTGAGCCTTATTACTACTGGTTAATGCAAGAAGGCGTTCCTGATGAATTTGAAGCATGGAAGAGCGAGAATGAGGAAAAATACGAAAGCTTTCTCAGTTGGTATTCAGAAAATCCCATGAATTTTTCAGAAGAAAACAAGACCAATAGGATTAAATATCAGTAA